In the genome of Methylophaga nitratireducenticrescens, one region contains:
- a CDS encoding DUF481 domain-containing protein — MGYRFESYSDGTTEKDPTGVLGYETNYNLNSRLNLFHDLTYYPSFSSPGQNYLLVTNFGAEMPITNDEAWKLRASLRSQYNSQPALDAETTDTNYRLNLVYDWE; from the coding sequence GTGGGTTATCGGTTTGAAAGTTACTCTGATGGCACCACTGAAAAAGATCCAACCGGTGTTTTAGGCTACGAAACCAATTATAACCTCAACAGCCGTCTGAATCTATTTCATGATTTAACTTATTACCCTTCGTTTAGCAGCCCCGGACAGAATTATCTGCTGGTCACCAACTTTGGTGCTGAAATGCCGATTACCAATGACGAAGCCTGGAAGTTACGGGCCAGTCTACGTAGCCAGTACAACAGTCAACCGGCTCTTGATGCAGAAACGACTGATACCAATTATCGGCTGAATCTGGTTTACGATTGGGAATAA
- a CDS encoding LysR family transcriptional regulator, whose protein sequence is MLNLIWLKSLITVIEQHSFQAAAIELGLAQPTITQHIQKLEEMLKVSLIQRGRSGCQPTEHALRLLPYAESMLRLQDRALLAIQSPTLKVGASSNIGIYLLQPYLHDFLRQQSLEQDKLDLLIDNNPTVADKLENAEIDIALMEWWSPKAGFESKTWKTEPLVLITPMDHPLAKLPSISKSMLAGLDLIGGESGSGTGRLLKTYLQDFQQMPKVTMQLGSTEAVKQAVRAGLGISLVFASSVADEVRHGSLCAIPIEDNALKKSIQLVWRQHPTALQKRPGFVDYLLQDNPQGVYSQS, encoded by the coding sequence TTTCAGGCTGCTGCTATCGAGTTGGGATTGGCACAACCGACCATCACTCAGCATATTCAAAAGCTGGAAGAAATGCTGAAAGTGTCATTGATTCAGCGGGGACGAAGTGGCTGCCAGCCGACAGAACATGCCTTACGTTTGTTGCCATATGCTGAGAGCATGTTACGTCTCCAGGACAGAGCATTACTGGCAATCCAATCCCCCACGCTTAAAGTGGGCGCCAGCTCCAATATCGGTATTTATCTATTGCAGCCTTATTTACATGACTTCCTTCGTCAGCAATCGCTGGAACAGGACAAGCTGGACTTGCTGATTGATAACAATCCAACGGTTGCTGACAAACTGGAAAATGCTGAAATCGATATTGCCCTGATGGAATGGTGGTCGCCAAAAGCCGGGTTTGAATCGAAAACCTGGAAAACGGAACCGTTGGTGTTAATTACACCCATGGATCATCCGCTGGCAAAGCTGCCATCAATAAGCAAATCAATGTTAGCCGGGCTGGATTTGATCGGTGGTGAATCGGGTAGTGGAACAGGTCGGTTGCTGAAAACGTATCTACAGGATTTTCAGCAGATGCCTAAAGTCACAATGCAATTGGGCAGTACCGAGGCTGTGAAACAGGCAGTTCGGGCGGGTCTGGGCATATCACTGGTATTTGCCTCTTCCGTGGCCGATGAGGTCAGGCATGGAAGTTTGTGTGCCATTCCCATTGAAGATAATGCTTTAAAAAAGTCCATTCAACTGGTGTGGCGACAACACCCGACCGCTCTACAGAAACGGCCGGGTTTTGTCGATTACCTGCTACAGGATAATCCCCAAGGCGTTTATTCCCAATCGTAA